A window of the Camelus dromedarius isolate mCamDro1 chromosome 5, mCamDro1.pat, whole genome shotgun sequence genome harbors these coding sequences:
- the CHST14 gene encoding carbohydrate sulfotransferase 14, translating to MFPRPLTPLAAPNGAESLGRALRRAPLGRARAGLGGPPLLLPSMLMFAVIVASSGLLLMIERGILAEMKPLPLHPPNREGVVWRGTAPRPGGLSLDAGDSDLQVRQDVRNRTLRAVCGQPGMPRDPWDLPVGQRRTLLRHILVSDRYRFLYCYVPKVACSNWKRVLKVLAGVLDNVDVRLKMDHRSDLVFLSDLRPEEIRYRLQHYFKFLFVRDPLERLLSAYRNKFGEIREYQQRYGAEIVRRYRAGAGPSPAGDDVTFPEFLRYLVDEDPERMNEHWMPVYHLCQPCAVRYDFVGSYERLEADANQVLEWVRAPPHVRFPSRQAWYRPASPESLHYHLCSAPRALLQDVLPKYILDFSLFAYPLPNVTREACHQ from the coding sequence ATGTTCCCCCGCCCGCTGACCCCGTTGGCGGCCCCAAATGGCGCCGAGTCCCTGGGTCGGGCGCTGAGGCGGGCTCCCCTGGGCAGGGCCCGGGCCGGGCTTGGGGGGCCGCCCCTGCTGCTGCCGTCCATGCTGATGTTCGCGGTAATCGTGGCCTCCAGCGGACTGCTGCTCATGATCGAGCGGGGCATCCTGGCCGAGATGAAGCCCCTTCCCCTTCACCCTCCCAACCGTGAGGGCGTCGTCTGGCGCGGGACGGCCCCTAGGCCTGGGGGGCTGTCCCTGGATGCCGGAGACTCGGATTTGCAGGTGAGGCAGGACGTCCGGAACCGGACCTTGCGGGCAGTGTGCGGACAACCGGGCATGCCCCGGGACCCCTGGGACTTGCCGGTGGGGCAGCGGCGCACCCTCCTGCGCCACATCCTTGTGAGTGACCGCTACCGCTTCCTCTACTGCTACGTCCCCAAGGTAGCCTGCTCCAACTGGAAGCGGGTGCTGAAGGTGCTGGCGGGCGTCCTGGACAACGTGGACGTCCGTCTCAAGATGGACCATCGCAGCGACCTGGTGTTCCTTTCAGACCTGCGGCCTGAGGAGATTCGCTACCGCCTGCAGCACTACTTCAAGTTCCTGTTTGTGCGGGACCCCTTAGAACGCCTTCTCTCGGCTTACCGCAACAAGTTTGGTGAGATCCGAGAGTACCAGCAGCGCTATGGGGCTGAAATAGTGAGGCGGTACAGGGCTGGAGCggggcccagccctgcaggggaCGATGTCACCTTCCCCGAGTTCCTGAGATACTTGGTGGACGAGGACCCTGAGCGCATGAACGAACATTGGATGCCCGTGTACCACCTGTGCCAACCTTGTGCCGTGCGCTACGACTTTGTGGGCTCCTATGAGAGGCTGGAGGCAGATGCCAACCAGGTGCTGGAGTGGGTGCGGGCACCACCCCATGTTCGATTCCCATCTCGCCAGGCCTGGTACCGACCTGCCAGCCCGGAAAGCCTGCACTACCACCTGTGCAGTGCCCCACGGGCCCTACTGCAGGATGTGCTGCCCAAGTATATCCTGGACTTCTCTCTCTTTGCCTACCCGCTGCCTAATGTCACTAGGGAGGCCTGCCACCAGTAA